The following coding sequences are from one Ancylobacter sp. TS-1 window:
- a CDS encoding apolipoprotein acyltransferase: MSTNTKKVHQDPAEAALSAIEEALSLDLTSDDGYAAPETGDHDEFELPPAREPDGPRIENRSGTEDDDEGSVDASLYLSDLDLFGNDADPADTLGRAAFELQDATLDSPSLEASERSDEPNFDFASPNEASGSKPAPSVDPLAAAMAGSAIAGGVAAALPRGETRTDASRFDAATEGPRGEPRQSASQGRRAANDDRQSIGQLLSALQRRPSPAPYFLAAFASVAWIGAGGALLYAQYGRPFPALETLIATPGFLSSVAALVVPPVFFFVLAAMVRRMQEMRIVAHSMAQVAIRLAEPQPVPAPAPVAQPAPVAPAAAPSVMAGAGLEQLAGLEQAASRASEAEAFVRSEVAALAEAYDDNSRRMHQLVERLQGERDAILAQTEHIRESIATSHYAFAQEVGSVSERINETVMIAADRVATTLSDKGEHITLALGRVGDTIIEALSEKGGDLIDRLQATGSEVNTNLSDASEHLISTLSVQADDISQRLSGVTSDLSETLATRTDEISHRLSGVTSNLTDTLATRTDEISHRLSGVAERLTDTLATRTDEISRQLSGVTENLTDTLATRTDEIGDRLLRTAAELSHVVNLRTEEMGDKLAATTHNLTATLSARSDEITDALVNTGTRLADEIAIRASEVNQTLKSTGDALVLDLSVRGGDVVRKLEETGNRVADTITVRGDDLADRIADTGNRIYDAVAVRGAELERLLGETGQRVVHQLSQAGTGIHDTLAEAAGRVSQDIDYRSQVLTEQLAQVGAEAAQNLAINGARVTEQFREAADILSSDLSIRGDHVREQLEHQLRAFEDVVGVRGSEIAERISGDSAALGRQIVDGLADFDGVLQTQGVELVQRIADRVEAVTRAIDTNLSGFDDQVSAKAEQVAASLDMRIANIEGVLDRGVDGLNETLGSRTVEFAQTLSEGARQANEAMSHSLEMLNGFFDDRAGAITEQLSQHIEQADRTLAARAQEIASTLDDRVGNFEETIIGRIDNVATSVEVRGAAMADLLGQRIGAVAGQLRNEATEIENSLTTLVDNVSRTLVDRAGEVTSLFDSRTDEIARIVEERGNGLLAALEDRSIGITSEIARASTELLTAIDDHREGLVQALDNTRNGAITDIMRASDELLNTLEVRSDAIVSAFETTTSSRADQLMQLSGEVVASLQQISGEVTSSLQNIGGELTSSIQAVSGDVNNSLQQITGEVSSSLQQIGGQVTQEIAQAGNSLLTEFDGRGAQFVDSARRATELASTEFARLADEFSNSLEGRGSGLISAIAESGRAAVSEIAATNEALQGDVSGLLERLGEVNVQLQDVLASSVTNLAEIEKTITERLGAFRSTVTNVDEASRLASTRLDEQIRDLRSVSTDVLQDVARLSESFSEQAGIITSVATALGAAHENLDGTLGGRHEALISLATQVNDRTAELDSRLAQYTSTLEGTFGRAEQRVTEISRSIINTATASTEQVVRQQEEIRSTTEAERQRTLASLHQTYEQAVREVDTLMHQANQGFTGAAQALRASVLDIQRLLETTREELKRGIMELPEETEANASAMRRTVAEQIKALAELNEIVSRHGRTLDVDTGSRPRAPAPSAPAPAMPAASIAPIAPAPVQRSQPVAPRNEPSRPAQGSYFEPARPTGLGGGNVPARRPALAPERGSNLGGGNLGGGINPGNINPGGADKGGWLSELLARASDGDGPALGGSPRGGPSGGSRGPVGGYDSRQGQPERPVHHTIESLDSLSVDIARMIDHEAAVDLWERYKKGERNVFTRRLYTMQGQQTFEEIRRKYRRDLEFRDTVDRYIGEFERLLEQVSRDERGQALTKTYLTSDTGKVYTLLAHAAGRFD; this comes from the coding sequence AACCGAATTTCGACTTCGCCTCTCCCAATGAGGCCTCCGGCAGCAAGCCGGCCCCGAGCGTGGACCCCCTCGCCGCCGCCATGGCGGGCAGCGCGATCGCCGGTGGCGTCGCCGCCGCCCTTCCGCGTGGCGAGACCCGCACCGACGCTTCGCGCTTCGACGCCGCCACCGAAGGCCCGCGCGGCGAGCCGCGCCAGTCGGCCTCGCAGGGCCGCCGCGCGGCCAATGACGACCGCCAGAGCATCGGCCAGCTGCTTTCCGCACTGCAGCGCCGCCCCTCGCCGGCCCCCTATTTCCTCGCCGCCTTCGCCTCGGTCGCCTGGATCGGTGCCGGCGGCGCCCTGCTCTATGCGCAGTATGGCCGCCCCTTCCCGGCGCTGGAGACGCTGATCGCCACGCCGGGCTTCCTCAGCAGCGTCGCCGCCCTCGTCGTCCCGCCGGTGTTCTTCTTCGTGCTGGCCGCCATGGTGCGCCGCATGCAGGAGATGCGCATCGTCGCCCATTCGATGGCGCAGGTCGCCATCCGTCTCGCCGAGCCGCAGCCCGTCCCCGCGCCCGCCCCGGTCGCCCAGCCCGCCCCGGTGGCGCCGGCCGCCGCGCCGAGCGTGATGGCCGGAGCCGGGCTTGAGCAGCTCGCCGGCCTCGAGCAGGCCGCCAGCCGCGCCAGCGAGGCGGAAGCCTTCGTGCGCAGCGAAGTCGCCGCGCTCGCCGAGGCCTATGACGACAACAGCCGCCGCATGCACCAGCTGGTCGAGCGCCTGCAGGGCGAGCGCGACGCCATTCTCGCGCAGACCGAGCACATCCGGGAATCCATCGCCACCTCCCACTATGCCTTCGCGCAGGAAGTGGGCAGCGTCAGCGAACGCATAAACGAGACGGTGATGATCGCCGCCGACCGCGTGGCGACCACCCTCTCCGACAAGGGCGAGCACATCACGCTCGCCCTTGGCCGCGTCGGCGACACCATCATCGAGGCGCTGTCCGAGAAGGGCGGCGACCTCATCGACCGCCTCCAGGCCACCGGCTCGGAAGTCAACACCAACCTGTCCGACGCCAGCGAGCACCTCATCTCGACGCTCTCCGTGCAGGCCGACGACATCAGCCAGCGCCTGTCCGGCGTCACCTCGGACCTGTCCGAGACGCTGGCGACGCGCACCGACGAGATCAGCCACCGCCTGTCCGGGGTCACCTCGAACCTCACCGACACGCTGGCGACGCGCACCGACGAGATCAGCCACCGCCTGTCGGGGGTCGCCGAGCGCCTCACCGACACGCTGGCCACCCGCACCGACGAAATCAGCCGCCAGCTCTCCGGCGTCACCGAGAACCTCACCGACACGCTGGCCACCCGTACCGACGAGATCGGCGACCGGCTGCTGCGCACCGCCGCCGAGCTGTCGCACGTGGTGAACCTGCGCACCGAGGAGATGGGCGACAAGCTCGCCGCCACCACCCACAACCTCACCGCCACGCTGTCGGCGCGCTCGGACGAGATCACCGACGCGCTGGTCAACACCGGCACGCGCCTCGCCGACGAGATCGCCATCCGCGCCAGCGAGGTCAACCAGACCCTCAAGAGCACCGGCGACGCCCTCGTGCTCGACCTCTCGGTGCGCGGCGGCGACGTCGTGCGCAAGCTGGAGGAGACCGGCAACCGCGTCGCCGACACCATCACCGTGCGCGGCGACGACCTCGCCGACCGCATCGCCGACACCGGCAACCGCATCTACGACGCCGTCGCCGTGCGCGGCGCCGAGCTCGAGCGCCTGCTGGGCGAGACCGGCCAGCGCGTCGTCCACCAGCTCTCGCAGGCCGGCACCGGCATTCACGACACCCTCGCCGAGGCCGCCGGCCGCGTCTCGCAGGACATCGACTACCGCAGCCAGGTGCTGACCGAGCAACTGGCGCAGGTCGGCGCCGAGGCGGCGCAGAACCTCGCCATCAATGGCGCCCGCGTCACCGAGCAGTTCCGCGAGGCCGCCGACATCCTCTCCTCCGACCTCTCGATCCGTGGCGACCATGTGCGCGAGCAGCTTGAGCACCAGCTGCGCGCCTTCGAGGACGTGGTGGGCGTGCGCGGCTCCGAGATCGCCGAGCGCATCTCCGGCGACAGCGCCGCGCTCGGCCGCCAGATCGTCGACGGGCTCGCCGATTTCGACGGCGTGCTGCAGACCCAGGGCGTCGAGCTGGTCCAGCGCATCGCCGACCGCGTCGAGGCCGTCACCCGCGCCATCGACACCAACCTCTCCGGCTTCGACGATCAGGTCTCGGCCAAGGCCGAGCAGGTCGCGGCCTCGCTCGACATGCGCATCGCCAACATCGAGGGCGTGCTCGACCGTGGCGTCGACGGCCTCAACGAGACGCTGGGCAGCCGCACCGTCGAATTCGCCCAGACCCTCTCGGAAGGCGCGCGCCAGGCCAACGAGGCGATGAGCCATTCGCTGGAGATGCTGAACGGCTTCTTCGACGACCGCGCCGGCGCCATCACCGAGCAGCTCTCGCAGCACATCGAGCAGGCCGACCGCACACTGGCCGCCCGCGCCCAGGAAATCGCCTCGACGCTCGACGACCGCGTCGGCAATTTCGAGGAGACCATCATCGGCCGCATCGACAATGTGGCCACCTCCGTCGAGGTGCGCGGCGCCGCCATGGCCGACCTGCTCGGCCAGCGCATCGGTGCCGTCGCCGGCCAGCTTCGCAACGAGGCGACCGAGATCGAGAACAGCCTCACCACGCTGGTCGACAATGTCAGCCGCACGCTGGTCGACCGCGCTGGCGAGGTCACCTCGCTGTTCGACAGCCGCACGGACGAGATCGCCCGCATCGTCGAGGAGCGCGGCAACGGCCTGCTCGCGGCGCTGGAAGACCGCAGCATCGGCATCACCAGCGAGATCGCCCGCGCCAGCACCGAGCTGCTCACCGCCATCGACGACCACCGCGAAGGTCTGGTGCAGGCGCTGGACAACACCCGCAACGGCGCCATCACCGACATCATGCGCGCCAGCGACGAACTGCTGAACACGCTGGAAGTGCGCTCGGACGCCATCGTCTCGGCCTTCGAGACCACCACCAGCAGCCGCGCCGACCAGCTCATGCAGCTGAGCGGCGAGGTCGTCGCCTCGCTCCAGCAGATCAGCGGCGAAGTCACCTCCTCGCTGCAGAACATCGGCGGCGAGCTGACCTCCTCGATCCAGGCGGTCAGCGGCGACGTGAACAACTCCCTGCAGCAGATCACCGGCGAGGTCTCGTCCTCGCTGCAGCAGATCGGCGGACAGGTCACGCAGGAGATCGCGCAGGCCGGCAACTCCCTGCTCACCGAGTTCGACGGCCGCGGCGCCCAGTTCGTCGACAGCGCCCGCCGGGCCACCGAGCTTGCCTCGACCGAGTTCGCGCGCCTCGCCGACGAGTTCTCGAACTCGCTGGAAGGCCGCGGCAGCGGGCTCATCTCGGCGATCGCCGAGAGCGGCCGCGCGGCGGTGTCGGAGATCGCCGCCACCAACGAGGCGCTGCAGGGCGACGTGTCCGGCCTGCTGGAGCGGCTCGGCGAGGTCAACGTCCAGCTTCAGGACGTGCTCGCCAGCTCGGTCACCAACCTCGCCGAGATCGAGAAGACCATCACCGAGCGCCTCGGCGCCTTCCGCTCGACCGTCACCAATGTCGACGAGGCGAGCCGCCTTGCCTCGACCCGCCTCGACGAGCAGATCCGCGACCTGCGCTCGGTCTCGACCGACGTGCTGCAGGACGTGGCCCGGCTCAGCGAGAGCTTCAGCGAGCAGGCCGGCATCATCACCAGCGTCGCCACCGCCCTTGGCGCGGCGCACGAGAACCTCGACGGCACGCTGGGCGGGCGCCACGAGGCGCTCATCTCGCTCGCCACGCAGGTCAACGACCGCACCGCCGAGCTCGATTCGCGCCTCGCCCAGTACACCAGCACGCTGGAGGGCACCTTCGGCCGCGCCGAGCAGCGCGTCACGGAAATCTCGCGCTCGATCATCAACACCGCGACCGCTTCCACCGAGCAGGTGGTGCGCCAGCAGGAAGAGATCCGCTCGACCACCGAGGCCGAGCGCCAGCGCACCCTCGCCTCCCTGCACCAGACCTACGAGCAGGCGGTGCGCGAGGTCGACACGCTGATGCATCAGGCCAATCAGGGCTTCACCGGCGCCGCCCAGGCGCTGCGCGCCTCCGTGCTCGACATCCAGCGCCTGCTGGAGACGACCCGCGAGGAACTCAAGCGCGGCATCATGGAACTGCCCGAGGAGACCGAGGCGAACGCCTCCGCCATGCGCCGCACCGTGGCCGAGCAGATCAAGGCGCTGGCCGAGCTCAACGAGATCGTCTCGCGTCACGGCCGCACGCTCGACGTCGACACCGGCTCGCGGCCGCGCGCCCCGGCCCCGTCGGCGCCCGCCCCCGCCATGCCGGCGGCCTCGATCGCCCCGATCGCGCCGGCGCCGGTCCAGCGCAGCCAGCCGGTCGCCCCGCGCAACGAGCCGAGCCGGCCCGCGCAGGGCTCCTATTTCGAACCGGCCCGTCCCACCGGCCTCGGCGGCGGCAATGTGCCGGCGCGCCGCCCGGCGCTCGCTCCCGAGCGCGGCAGCAATCTGGGGGGCGGCAATCTCGGCGGCGGGATCAATCCCGGCAACATCAATCCCGGCGGCGCCGACAAGGGCGGCTGGCTCTCCGAGCTGCTGGCCCGCGCCTCCGACGGCGACGGCCCGGCCCTCGGCGGTTCGCCGCGCGGTGGTCCGTCCGGCGGCTCGCGCGGTCCGGTCGGCGGCTATGACAGCCGCCAGGGCCAGCCCGAGCGCCCGGTCCATCACACCATCGAGTCGCTCGACTCGCTCTCGGTCGACATCGCTCGCATGATCGACCACGAGGCGGCCGTCGACCTGTGGGAACGCTACAAGAAGGGCGAGCGGAACGTCTTCACCCGCCGCCTCTACACCATGCAGGGCCAGCAGACTTTCGAGGAAATCCGCCGCAAGTACCGGCGCGACCTCGAGTTCCGCGACACGGTCGACCGCTATATCGGCGAGTTCGAGCGCCTGCTGGAGCAGGTCTCGCGCGACGAGCGCGGCCAGGCGCTGACCAAGACCTATCTGACCTCCGACACCGGCAAGGTCTACACCCTGCTGGCCCACGCCGCCGGCCGCTTCGACTGA